Proteins co-encoded in one Thermochromatium tepidum ATCC 43061 genomic window:
- a CDS encoding alginate export family protein, producing the protein MKSNKNNSLLAFGLGATLTLACSAVAAEQTSGPFKWGADLRLREVWIDNVGLDADSPTGDRTFQRYRGRLWGSYAFGDQFEAGARLMWEGRHYQDPPSSNWPVPGFETWYSGGVLFDQITITAKEIGGAPLSLKLGRQDIMLGNGWLVLDGTPLDGSRTLYFDAARATYELRSLGTTLDLISIDQSADTGRFPPSLNGEVEDQTEQHETGVILYGRNRSLIEGTDLDGYFIYKHNRPNLTSRNLRINNGTPFASASDSGDLYAAGLRTDSKLTPNWSVRAETAYEWGTRNERDLSAFGFNSRLTYSLNDTLKNQVHADFEYLSGDDPDSAKDQAFDPLWGRWPQWSELMIYQWPLESRVGEATNLRRFNLGWIAQVHPTTQLLIDYHALWANEQSTRTAAQRVNLSGDGDFRGHLFTAWLKGKFTKNVSGHLVAEYLRPGDYYAENRRNDSFFIRAELNLSW; encoded by the coding sequence ATGAAATCTAACAAGAACAACAGCCTCCTGGCCTTTGGCCTCGGCGCTACCCTCACCCTCGCCTGCTCGGCGGTCGCGGCCGAACAGACCAGCGGACCCTTCAAGTGGGGCGCCGACCTGCGTCTGCGCGAGGTCTGGATCGACAATGTGGGACTAGACGCCGACAGTCCCACCGGCGATCGTACCTTCCAGCGCTATCGCGGGCGACTCTGGGGTTCCTATGCGTTCGGCGACCAGTTCGAGGCCGGCGCCCGGCTCATGTGGGAGGGGCGTCACTATCAAGACCCTCCCTCCTCCAACTGGCCGGTTCCCGGCTTCGAGACCTGGTACAGCGGCGGCGTGCTGTTCGATCAGATCACAATCACCGCCAAGGAGATCGGCGGTGCGCCGCTCTCGCTCAAGCTCGGGCGCCAGGACATCATGTTGGGCAACGGCTGGCTGGTGCTCGACGGCACGCCGCTCGACGGCTCGCGCACCCTTTATTTCGATGCCGCGCGCGCCACCTATGAGCTGAGGTCGCTTGGCACTACGCTCGATCTCATCTCTATCGACCAGAGCGCCGATACCGGGCGTTTCCCGCCGTCGCTCAACGGCGAGGTCGAGGACCAGACCGAGCAGCACGAGACCGGCGTCATCCTCTATGGCCGTAACAGGTCGCTGATCGAGGGCACGGATCTCGATGGCTATTTCATCTACAAGCACAACAGGCCCAACCTGACCTCACGCAACCTCCGTATCAACAACGGCACACCCTTCGCTTCGGCCAGCGACTCAGGCGACCTCTATGCCGCAGGTCTGCGCACTGACTCCAAGCTGACACCCAACTGGTCAGTGCGTGCCGAGACCGCCTACGAATGGGGCACGCGCAACGAGCGTGATCTGAGCGCCTTCGGCTTCAACAGCCGACTGACCTACAGCCTCAACGATACGCTCAAGAATCAGGTCCACGCTGACTTCGAGTATCTGTCCGGCGACGACCCGGACAGCGCCAAGGATCAGGCGTTCGATCCGCTCTGGGGTCGCTGGCCGCAGTGGAGTGAGCTCATGATCTATCAGTGGCCGCTGGAGTCGCGCGTGGGCGAGGCGACCAACCTCAGGCGTTTCAACCTCGGTTGGATCGCCCAGGTCCATCCGACGACCCAGCTCCTGATCGACTACCATGCGCTCTGGGCCAATGAACAGAGCACCCGCACCGCGGCCCAGAGGGTCAACCTGAGCGGCGATGGCGACTTCCGTGGCCATCTGTTCACGGCCTGGCTCAAGGGCAAGTTCACCAAGAACGTCTCGGGACATCTGGTCGCCGAGTATCTGAGGCCGGGGGACTACTATGCCGAAAACCGCCGCAACGACTCGTTCTTCATCCGGGCGGAGCTGAACCTAAGCTGGTGA
- a CDS encoding symporter small accessory protein, whose protein sequence is MLGLDDPFVLAAYLGIIALAVLSILYGLIRRNAARDEITEEDRQWALEEKKVDDEI, encoded by the coding sequence ATGCTGGGTCTTGATGATCCCTTCGTACTCGCGGCCTATCTGGGCATCATTGCCCTAGCCGTCCTGAGCATTCTCTATGGACTCATCCGTCGCAATGCCGCGCGCGATGAAATCACTGAAGAAGACCGCCAATGGGCGCTCGAAGAAAAGAAGGTGGATGATGAAATCTAA
- a CDS encoding sodium:solute symporter family protein encodes MPDHASVGWIDIIVILAYLSITAYLGWLGYRGTRSAADFLIGGRSAHPIIMAVSYGATFISTAAIVGFGGVAGLFGMSLLWLTFLNIGVGILIAFIVLGEPTRRLGHHLGAHTFPELLGLRYQSRAIQIFAGALIFLFMPLYAAAVMTGGSVFAATQFGLDFEVALLIFALITAAYVIPGGIKAVMYTDTFQGLVMVLAMLFLLVFTYSSLGGVTEAHRALAEMQDMVPAPLAQIGHQGWTRMPAFGWGAPRYDLWWTVITAIILGVGIGVLAQPQLVVRFMTVRSRRELDRAVPIGAVFILLMTGTPFLVGSLANAWFAQHGPPLHGKLVQVLDPEKDHALVELMQKTDSGAWSAILNPKTQTPATAALIVTERQESEDVQGSRLELVGGRSSVVTYVKGDADKIIPTFIATALPHWFGAIFFLALLAAAMSTLSSQFHTIGTAAGRDLYERIAVKGQPREPSIRVMRLAILVGLFIAVTISYSVRQEYVIARFTAIFFGLCAASFLPAYLGGLFSRRVTKAGALASMTVGLLVSLFWLLLVKSKEASAIGLVQLVTGGKTSILADHPNWPAVDPIVIALPAAFLTLILVSAFTRSPDEEHLQRCFPETR; translated from the coding sequence ATGCCCGATCATGCATCCGTGGGCTGGATCGATATCATCGTCATCCTCGCCTACCTCTCCATCACGGCCTATCTGGGCTGGCTCGGCTACCGGGGCACGCGCTCGGCGGCTGATTTCCTGATTGGGGGGCGCTCGGCCCACCCGATCATCATGGCGGTCTCCTATGGGGCCACCTTCATCTCGACGGCCGCCATCGTTGGCTTCGGCGGGGTGGCCGGGCTCTTCGGGATGAGTCTGCTGTGGCTGACCTTCCTCAACATTGGGGTCGGGATCCTGATCGCCTTCATCGTGCTCGGCGAGCCGACCCGCCGGCTCGGACACCATCTCGGCGCCCACACCTTCCCAGAGCTGCTGGGACTGCGTTACCAGAGCCGGGCGATCCAGATCTTCGCCGGGGCCCTGATCTTTCTCTTCATGCCGCTCTATGCCGCGGCGGTCATGACCGGCGGCAGCGTCTTTGCGGCGACCCAGTTTGGGCTCGACTTCGAGGTTGCACTTTTAATCTTCGCCCTGATCACGGCGGCCTATGTCATCCCGGGCGGCATCAAGGCGGTGATGTACACCGACACCTTTCAGGGCCTCGTCATGGTGCTGGCCATGCTCTTTCTCTTGGTCTTCACCTATTCGAGCCTGGGGGGCGTGACCGAGGCCCATCGCGCCCTGGCCGAGATGCAGGACATGGTCCCCGCGCCGCTTGCCCAGATCGGCCATCAGGGCTGGACCCGGATGCCGGCCTTCGGCTGGGGGGCGCCGAGGTATGACCTGTGGTGGACGGTGATCACGGCCATCATCCTGGGCGTCGGCATCGGGGTGTTGGCGCAACCCCAGCTGGTGGTGCGTTTCATGACGGTACGCAGCCGGCGCGAGCTGGATCGGGCGGTGCCAATCGGCGCGGTCTTCATCCTGCTGATGACGGGTACGCCCTTCCTGGTCGGCAGTCTGGCAAACGCCTGGTTCGCCCAGCATGGTCCGCCCCTCCATGGCAAGCTGGTCCAGGTCCTCGACCCCGAGAAGGACCACGCCCTGGTCGAGCTGATGCAAAAGACCGACAGCGGGGCCTGGAGCGCGATCCTCAACCCCAAGACCCAGACCCCGGCCACGGCGGCCCTGATCGTCACCGAGCGCCAGGAGTCCGAGGACGTGCAGGGCTCGCGCCTCGAGCTGGTCGGCGGGCGATCCTCAGTCGTCACCTATGTCAAGGGCGATGCCGACAAGATCATCCCGACCTTCATCGCGACTGCCCTACCCCATTGGTTCGGGGCCATCTTCTTCCTGGCCCTCTTGGCGGCGGCCATGAGCACCCTGTCGAGCCAGTTCCACACCATCGGCACCGCGGCCGGGCGCGACCTCTATGAGCGCATCGCCGTCAAGGGTCAGCCACGCGAACCGAGCATCCGAGTCATGCGGCTGGCGATCCTGGTCGGTCTCTTCATCGCCGTGACCATCAGCTATAGCGTCCGTCAGGAATACGTCATCGCCCGCTTCACCGCCATCTTCTTTGGGCTATGCGCGGCGAGCTTCCTACCGGCCTATCTCGGTGGACTCTTCTCGCGGCGCGTCACCAAGGCCGGCGCCCTGGCCTCGATGACGGTCGGATTGCTGGTGTCGCTGTTCTGGCTGCTGCTGGTCAAGTCCAAGGAGGCGAGCGCCATCGGTCTGGTGCAGCTCGTCACCGGCGGCAAGACCAGTATCTTGGCCGATCATCCCAACTGGCCCGCGGTCGATCCGATCGTGATCGCCCTGCCCGCCGCCTTCCTGACCCTGATCCTGGTCAGTGCCTTCACCCGCTCGCCGGATGAGGAACACCTGCAACGCTGCTTCCCGGAGACGAGGTAA
- a CDS encoding phosphoglycerate mutase has protein sequence MNAFIHAPARNRSQSPDTQRTSRAHLEILCPTLLRPIPEHTGLRMRTPAIARLLARAERRPGRNADPVAALMGAFGLDGERPTAPIAVLGEGVAVEPERFWMHADPIHLRPDRERLLVYAGTSIAPDPDEAKALVEGFNRHFADEGLQLIAPAQARWYLRVDRPMPGWPMAPLHRIQGGSMAEYLPRGSEACDWVRLLNEIQMLFHADPVNRRREAAGRPIINGIWIWGGGTLPRPSEFGSAPDTLVGDHPLLLGLARLTGRPRRSLANWLDDPGPITGQQLVFWDRPWRAWLEYDLETWSGAIRELEAAIERLWTPLRVGRLGTIQLDPCDGETFALTTRQTWRFWRRRARIHD, from the coding sequence ATGAACGCCTTCATCCATGCGCCAGCGCGAAATCGCTCTCAATCGCCAGACACGCAACGCACTAGCCGGGCGCATCTGGAGATCCTGTGTCCAACCCTGCTTAGGCCCATCCCCGAGCACACCGGACTGAGGATGCGCACCCCGGCCATCGCGCGTCTGCTGGCGCGCGCCGAGCGCCGGCCCGGTCGCAACGCCGACCCCGTTGCGGCGCTCATGGGGGCCTTCGGGCTTGATGGTGAGCGACCGACCGCCCCGATCGCCGTGCTGGGAGAGGGTGTTGCGGTTGAACCCGAAAGATTTTGGATGCACGCCGATCCGATCCATTTGCGCCCGGATCGCGAGCGTCTGCTGGTCTATGCGGGGACAAGCATCGCTCCGGACCCTGACGAGGCCAAGGCCCTGGTTGAAGGTTTCAATCGTCATTTTGCCGACGAGGGTCTACAGCTCATCGCTCCAGCCCAGGCGCGCTGGTATCTCAGGGTCGATCGGCCCATGCCTGGCTGGCCGATGGCGCCCCTGCATCGAATCCAGGGTGGCTCTATGGCCGAGTATCTGCCGCGCGGATCCGAGGCCTGTGATTGGGTACGCCTGCTCAATGAGATCCAGATGCTCTTCCATGCCGATCCTGTCAACCGACGTCGTGAGGCGGCAGGACGTCCGATCATCAACGGGATCTGGATCTGGGGTGGGGGGACCTTGCCGAGGCCGTCGGAATTTGGGTCGGCGCCGGACACACTGGTCGGCGATCATCCATTGCTGTTGGGATTGGCGCGTCTGACCGGACGCCCACGACGCTCGCTGGCGAACTGGTTGGACGATCCAGGGCCCATTACCGGTCAGCAGCTCGTCTTTTGGGACCGTCCTTGGCGAGCTTGGCTGGAATACGACCTGGAGACCTGGTCAGGCGCCATACGCGAACTGGAGGCCGCGATCGAGCGACTATGGACGCCGTTACGTGTCGGGCGTCTTGGAACAATCCAGCTCGATCCCTGTGACGGCGAGACATTCGCGCTCACGACGCGCCAGACCTGGCGGTTCTGGCGGAGACGGGCTAGGATCCATGACTGA
- a CDS encoding glutathione peroxidase, translating into MFQDRTGSRVPNVTFHTRRGHEWVDVTTDEIFAGKTVVVFSLPGAFTPTCSSSHVPRYNQLAPTFKKLGVDSVVCISVNDTFVMNEWQKAQNAYNLIFLPDGNGEFTEGMGMLVDKDALGFGKRSWRYSMLVRDGVIEKMFIEPEVEGDPYEVSDADTMLRYLAPDKPKPLDIAVFSREGCPFCFKAKELLRNAGLDFEELVLNRDYTEQGLRAVSNQATVPQVFINGQHIGGSDALETWLQQHKAA; encoded by the coding sequence ATGTTTCAGGATCGTACCGGAAGTCGTGTTCCAAACGTCACCTTTCACACTCGCCGTGGCCACGAGTGGGTCGATGTGACCACCGACGAGATCTTCGCCGGCAAGACCGTGGTCGTCTTCTCGCTGCCGGGTGCCTTCACCCCGACCTGCTCGTCCTCACACGTACCGCGTTACAACCAGTTGGCGCCGACCTTCAAGAAATTGGGTGTCGATTCCGTGGTCTGTATCTCGGTCAACGACACCTTTGTCATGAACGAATGGCAAAAGGCCCAGAACGCCTATAACCTGATCTTCCTGCCCGACGGCAACGGCGAGTTCACCGAGGGCATGGGGATGCTGGTCGACAAAGACGCACTCGGTTTCGGCAAGCGCTCCTGGCGCTACTCGATGCTGGTGCGCGATGGTGTGATCGAGAAGATGTTCATCGAGCCCGAGGTCGAGGGCGACCCCTATGAGGTCTCGGATGCCGACACCATGCTCCGCTATCTGGCGCCCGACAAGCCCAAGCCGCTCGACATCGCCGTGTTCAGTCGCGAGGGTTGTCCATTCTGCTTCAAGGCCAAGGAGCTGTTGCGCAACGCTGGTCTGGACTTCGAGGAACTGGTGCTCAACCGTGACTATACCGAACAGGGTCTGCGCGCCGTCTCCAACCAGGCCACGGTGCCCCAGGTCTTCATCAATGGCCAGCACATCGGCGGCTCCGATGCCCTGGAGACCTGGCTGCAACAGCACAAAGCGGCCTAA
- the gorA gene encoding glutathione-disulfide reductase: protein MTQHFDLIAIGGGSGGLAVAEKAAQLGRRVALIEAAKLGGTCVNAGCVPKKVMWYAANLAAAVADAPDYGVQVQASGLDWGKLVAGRDRYIAAINRYWDDYVERLGITCVNGLARFVDARTVAVGDQHYTADHIVIATGGRPIVPRMPGAELGITSDGFFALERQPKRVAIIGGGYIGVELAGVLSALGTEITIVALEDRLLALFDPLISATLAENMQQHGIDIHLQFEVAAIERDAQGLVLAARDGQRLTGFDQVIWAVGRTPNTRALNLEAAGIRLEPSGVIPTDAYQNTNVPGLYAIGDVTGREPLTPVAIAAGRRLAERLFNDRPDLKLDYENVPTVVFAHPPIGKVGLTEPEARERYGDSLSIYETRFTPMRYSLNAHGPKTAMKLICAGEDEKVVGIHLIGDGVDEMLQGFAVAVKMGATKSDLDNTVAIHPCSAEELVTLKEPVRRSGQTNT from the coding sequence ATGACTCAGCATTTCGACCTGATCGCCATCGGTGGCGGTAGCGGCGGCCTGGCGGTCGCCGAGAAGGCGGCCCAGCTCGGCCGGCGCGTGGCCCTGATCGAAGCGGCCAAGCTAGGCGGCACCTGTGTCAATGCCGGCTGTGTGCCCAAGAAGGTGATGTGGTATGCGGCCAATCTGGCGGCGGCGGTCGCGGATGCGCCCGACTATGGCGTCCAGGTCCAGGCCAGCGGTTTGGACTGGGGCAAGCTGGTTGCCGGACGCGATCGCTATATCGCCGCCATCAACCGCTATTGGGACGACTATGTGGAGCGGCTGGGCATCACCTGCGTCAACGGCCTCGCCCGTTTCGTCGATGCGCGCACGGTCGCCGTCGGCGATCAGCATTACACGGCTGATCATATCGTCATCGCTACCGGCGGGCGCCCGATCGTGCCGCGGATGCCAGGCGCCGAACTCGGCATCACCTCGGACGGCTTCTTCGCGCTGGAAAGACAACCGAAGCGGGTCGCCATCATCGGTGGCGGCTATATCGGGGTGGAACTGGCAGGGGTCTTGAGCGCGCTCGGCACTGAGATCACCATCGTGGCCCTGGAGGATCGGCTGCTCGCGCTGTTCGATCCACTCATCAGCGCGACCCTGGCCGAGAACATGCAGCAGCATGGCATCGACATCCACCTGCAATTCGAGGTTGCCGCGATCGAGCGCGATGCCCAAGGACTGGTCCTGGCTGCGCGCGACGGCCAGCGTCTGACCGGCTTCGATCAGGTCATCTGGGCGGTCGGGCGCACCCCCAACACGCGCGCGCTGAACCTAGAGGCCGCCGGCATCCGGCTCGAGCCGAGCGGTGTCATCCCGACCGATGCCTATCAGAACACCAATGTCCCTGGCCTCTATGCCATCGGTGACGTCACCGGGCGCGAGCCCCTGACCCCGGTCGCCATCGCCGCCGGGCGGCGGCTGGCCGAGCGTCTGTTCAACGACAGGCCGGACCTCAAGCTCGATTACGAGAATGTACCCACGGTGGTCTTCGCCCACCCGCCGATCGGCAAGGTCGGACTGACCGAACCCGAGGCGCGCGAACGCTACGGCGACAGCCTCAGCATCTACGAGACCCGTTTCACTCCCATGCGTTATTCGCTCAACGCGCACGGACCCAAGACCGCCATGAAGCTGATCTGCGCCGGTGAGGATGAGAAGGTGGTCGGCATCCATCTGATCGGCGACGGCGTCGATGAGATGTTGCAAGGCTTTGCCGTGGCCGTGAAGATGGGCGCCACCAAGTCCGATCTCGACAACACGGTCGCCATCCATCCGTGCAGCGCCGAGGAGCTGGTGACGCTGAAGGAACCAGTGCGCCGTTCCGGTCAGACCAATACTTGA
- the rapA gene encoding RNA polymerase-associated protein RapA has translation MPGQRWLSETQSELGLGLVEAVEGRHVRILYPATGETRIYARDQAPLVRLVVRRGERIRDRAGRELRVLDACTEQGLITYRAEDSAGLIHALPESELDDRLSFNRPGQRLLAARFDSDVWFRLRYRTWLQRMRAAGSPTLGLVGARVALIPHQLHIAAEVSRREAPRVLLADEVGLGKTIEAGLILHRMRLTGGARRVLILTPEPLLHQWLVEMRRRFNLALALFDRERFESIRDDNPFLSEQRVLCGLEWLVEAPAAGQAALDAPWDLLIVDEAHRLTWTETAPSPAYRLVEALASRIPSVLLLTATPEQLGRAGHFGRLRLLDPARFQDPIAFQEEEARYAPIAALAARLLDDEPLAAADRERLASLLGNIEGLDRDTLIDRLIDRHGTGRVLFRNTRATIPGFPRRELIAYPLPEPEAYRGLSEPLLRLTPEYAHGPGWETIDPRVDWLIATLRDLRPAKVLLICARARTVLELREVLRRRAGIQAAVFHEGQEIVDRDRAAAYFASVEDGAQILLCSEIGSEGRNFQFAHHLILFDLPLDPDLLEQRIGRLDRIGQTETIYLLLPYLSGGPMETLFRWYAEGLGAFEHPCLAAAAVYERLGERLKEALTSPADSALTEALITETRGLAAQIKAELAAGRDLLLELHSHRLTRDAALVESIAAIDAERTVADYLTDFWDAFGVEHEPGPAGSVVVRPGPQMLQETFPCLPEDGLTVTFDRAQALAHEDYEFLTWEHPMTRAAMELLTTSDLGSAALVLIRGDARLPHTTLLLEILYVAECPAPPELQVEHFLPPTLVRLLLDAEGRDRAAEIEHESLRGDCLSHNTKLARALIASQASRLTEWLERGEALAHGALESLEQGARRRMHQVLGDELERLLALAKVNPRVRPDEIARLRHRRERLDALLGQIHLRLDALRLIVAH, from the coding sequence GTGCCCGGTCAACGCTGGCTGAGCGAGACCCAATCCGAGCTGGGGCTCGGACTGGTCGAGGCCGTCGAGGGGCGCCATGTCCGCATCCTCTATCCGGCAACCGGCGAGACCCGGATCTATGCGCGTGACCAAGCCCCCTTGGTCCGCCTCGTGGTCCGGCGCGGCGAACGTATCCGCGACCGCGCCGGACGCGAACTGCGGGTGCTGGATGCGTGTACCGAGCAGGGACTCATTACCTATCGCGCTGAGGACAGCGCAGGTCTGATCCATGCCTTGCCCGAGTCCGAACTCGACGATCGTCTGAGCTTCAACCGTCCGGGTCAGCGACTGCTGGCGGCGCGGTTTGACAGCGATGTCTGGTTTAGACTGCGCTACCGTACCTGGCTTCAGAGGATGCGCGCCGCAGGCTCGCCGACCCTAGGTCTGGTTGGCGCACGCGTCGCGCTCATCCCGCATCAGCTGCATATCGCCGCCGAGGTCTCGCGGCGCGAGGCCCCGCGTGTGCTCCTGGCCGACGAGGTCGGTTTGGGCAAGACCATCGAGGCCGGGCTGATCCTACACCGGATGCGACTCACAGGCGGTGCGCGCCGGGTGCTGATCCTCACCCCCGAGCCGTTGCTGCATCAGTGGCTGGTCGAGATGCGCCGGCGTTTCAATCTGGCACTCGCCCTGTTCGATCGGGAGCGCTTCGAGTCGATCCGGGACGACAACCCCTTTCTGTCTGAACAGCGCGTGCTCTGCGGGTTGGAGTGGCTGGTTGAAGCGCCTGCCGCCGGGCAGGCCGCGCTGGACGCCCCCTGGGATCTCTTGATCGTCGACGAGGCGCATCGCCTGACCTGGACCGAGACCGCGCCCAGTCCGGCCTATCGGTTGGTCGAGGCGTTGGCGAGCCGGATCCCGTCGGTGCTGCTGTTGACCGCTACCCCTGAGCAACTCGGGCGTGCCGGACACTTCGGGCGTCTGCGTCTGCTCGACCCAGCGCGTTTCCAGGATCCCATCGCGTTTCAGGAGGAGGAAGCACGCTATGCGCCCATCGCGGCGCTCGCCGCGCGGCTGCTCGACGACGAACCGCTCGCTGCCGCCGATCGGGAACGCCTCGCCTCACTGCTTGGCAACATCGAGGGACTGGATCGCGACACATTGATCGATCGCTTGATCGACCGTCACGGTACCGGGCGCGTGCTCTTTCGCAACACCCGCGCGACCATCCCTGGCTTTCCGCGTCGCGAACTGATCGCCTATCCGCTCCCCGAACCCGAAGCCTATCGAGGACTTTCCGAGCCGCTGCTGCGGCTGACGCCCGAGTATGCGCACGGTCCCGGCTGGGAGACGATCGACCCGCGTGTCGACTGGCTGATTGCGACCCTGCGCGACCTGCGCCCGGCCAAGGTGCTGCTGATCTGCGCCCGGGCGCGCACCGTGCTCGAGCTGCGCGAGGTGTTGCGTCGGCGCGCCGGCATCCAGGCCGCCGTCTTCCACGAAGGTCAGGAGATCGTCGATCGCGACCGGGCGGCGGCCTATTTCGCGTCCGTCGAGGATGGCGCCCAGATCCTGCTGTGCTCGGAGATCGGCAGCGAGGGACGCAATTTCCAGTTCGCCCATCACCTGATCCTGTTCGACCTGCCGCTGGACCCGGATTTGCTCGAACAGCGCATCGGTCGGCTCGACCGCATCGGCCAGACTGAGACGATCTACCTGCTCCTGCCTTATCTGAGCGGCGGACCCATGGAGACGCTGTTTCGCTGGTATGCCGAGGGGTTGGGCGCGTTCGAGCATCCGTGTCTGGCGGCAGCGGCCGTGTATGAACGTCTAGGCGAGCGCCTGAAAGAGGCCCTGACCAGTCCAGCCGATTCCGCGCTGACCGAGGCGTTGATCACCGAGACCCGCGGGCTCGCCGCCCAAATCAAGGCCGAACTGGCCGCCGGTCGCGATCTGTTACTCGAGCTGCACTCACACCGGCTGACGCGCGATGCCGCCCTGGTCGAGTCGATTGCCGCGATCGATGCCGAGCGCACGGTTGCCGATTATCTGACCGACTTTTGGGACGCCTTCGGCGTCGAGCACGAGCCTGGTCCGGCTGGATCCGTGGTGGTACGACCCGGTCCGCAGATGCTCCAGGAGACCTTCCCGTGCCTGCCAGAGGATGGGCTGACTGTGACCTTCGACCGTGCCCAGGCGCTCGCGCATGAGGATTACGAATTCCTGACCTGGGAGCATCCCATGACGCGCGCGGCGATGGAACTGTTGACGACCTCCGATCTGGGCAGCGCGGCGCTGGTCCTGATCCGGGGCGACGCACGCCTTCCGCACACGACCCTGTTGCTGGAGATCCTCTATGTCGCCGAGTGTCCGGCCCCGCCCGAACTCCAGGTCGAGCACTTCCTACCGCCGACCCTGGTGCGGTTGCTGCTCGACGCCGAGGGGCGGGATCGTGCCGCAGAGATTGAGCACGAAAGCCTCAGGGGCGACTGTCTGAGTCACAACACCAAACTGGCCCGCGCCCTGATCGCCTCACAGGCGTCGCGTCTGACCGAATGGCTGGAGCGGGGCGAGGCACTGGCGCACGGCGCGCTGGAGTCCTTGGAGCAAGGGGCGCGCAGGCGCATGCATCAGGTACTTGGCGATGAGCTGGAACGCCTACTGGCCCTGGCGAAGGTCAATCCCAGGGTACGCCCCGACGAAATCGCACGGCTACGGCACAGGCGCGAGCGGCTCGATGCGCTGCTCGGCCAGATCCATCTACGGCTTGACGCGCTGCGGTTGATTGTCGCCCATTGA
- a CDS encoding Trm112 family protein, protein MLDKKLLDILVCPVTKGPLILDQTRGELISVSAQLAYPIRDDIPIMLEEEARQLTLDELDSYR, encoded by the coding sequence ATGCTCGACAAGAAACTCCTCGACATCCTCGTCTGCCCTGTCACCAAGGGGCCCTTGATCCTTGACCAGACGCGCGGGGAACTCATCTCGGTATCGGCCCAGCTTGCCTATCCCATCCGCGACGACATCCCCATCATGCTGGAAGAAGAAGCGCGGCAACTAACGCTAGATGAGCTCGACAGCTATCGTTGA
- a CDS encoding zinc ribbon domain-containing protein gives MGKRSRHRFECPHCGLRAHSDLNASRNLARIGGTAVLPRAVVDTPDVGDGHAFVLR, from the coding sequence CTGGGCAAGCGCTCGAGGCATCGCTTCGAGTGCCCCCACTGTGGTCTCCGGGCGCACAGCGACTTAAACGCCAGTCGAAACCTGGCCCGGATTGGCGGGACTGCCGTTTTGCCAAGGGCGGTCGTAGATACGCCCGATGTCGGGGATGGACATGCGTTCGTCCTACGATAA
- the zipA gene encoding cell division protein ZipA, with the protein MDASTIRLILIVVGAILIVALYLWERHRERQGVYQDDHEDDGLFDERGAHGPHGIHQRRRAPILDQYDDEEWPDDEDSATKPSRPVKSWSRSRADKEPEHESRPEDARTPMSEDVADSRSVKTSRKPAPPPPPKSPKRREISVPDPLLIQLTVSARRYPFKGPDILEVAASCGLYPGEMDIFHCFDEFEDEIRVYFSMANMVKPGRFPFDDMDGFSTPGLVLFAQLEGDPEDMTILDEMLATARKLALSLNGDVLDETRRPLTVKKEEEMRQAVLDNERRWKRTPRL; encoded by the coding sequence ATGGACGCCAGCACCATCCGCCTGATCCTGATCGTCGTCGGGGCCATCCTGATCGTTGCGCTCTATCTATGGGAGCGTCATCGCGAGCGTCAGGGCGTCTATCAAGATGACCACGAGGACGATGGCCTGTTTGATGAACGAGGTGCGCACGGGCCTCACGGCATCCATCAGCGCCGGCGTGCGCCGATACTCGATCAGTATGACGATGAGGAGTGGCCCGACGACGAGGACTCTGCCACCAAACCGTCGCGGCCCGTCAAGTCCTGGTCGCGTTCGCGCGCCGACAAGGAACCGGAGCACGAGTCACGGCCGGAAGACGCGCGCACGCCCATGTCCGAGGATGTCGCGGATTCCAGATCGGTCAAGACGTCCAGAAAACCCGCACCTCCTCCACCACCCAAATCGCCGAAACGCCGTGAGATCTCGGTCCCGGATCCGCTGCTCATCCAATTGACCGTCAGCGCGCGCCGCTACCCCTTTAAAGGACCTGACATCCTGGAGGTGGCTGCCAGTTGCGGGCTCTATCCAGGCGAGATGGACATCTTTCACTGTTTCGACGAGTTCGAGGACGAGATCCGGGTCTATTTCAGCATGGCCAACATGGTCAAGCCGGGGCGCTTTCCCTTCGACGATATGGATGGGTTCTCGACCCCCGGGCTGGTGCTCTTCGCCCAACTGGAGGGTGATCCCGAAGACATGACCATCCTCGACGAGATGCTGGCCACGGCGCGCAAGCTGGCCCTATCGCTCAATGGAGACGTACTCGATGAGACGCGCCGCCCCCTGACGGTCAAGAAGGAAGAGGAGATGCGTCAGGCCGTGCTCGACAACGAACGGCGCTGGAAACGGACCCCGCGCCTGTGA